From the genome of Corallococcus macrosporus DSM 14697:
AGGCCCATGATGAGGCCGTCCTGCCACGCCGTGACTTCCAGACACGCGGGCAGGCTGTCCGTGTCCACGACGAGCGAGTGATAGCGGGCCGCGGTGAAGGGCACGGGCAGGCCTCGGAAGACGCCCTGGCCGGAGTGCTCGATGGCCGCCGTCTTGCCGTGCACCGGCACCGGTGCGCGTATCACCTTCGCGCCGAACACCTGCCCCAGGCACTGGTGCCCCAGGCACACGCCCAGCATGGGGACGCGTCCGCCGAGCTCGCGGAGGACGGCCATGGACACCCCCGCCTCGTGGGGCGTGCAGGGGCCGGGGGAGATGAGGATGTGGTCGGGCCGGAGCGCTTCGACCTGCGCCACGGTGATGGCGTCGTTGCGCACCACCTTGAGCTCGGCGCCCTGCGCGCCCAGCGCCTGCACGAGGTTGAACGTGAAGGAGTCGAAGTTGTCGATGACGAGAATCATCCCGTCCTCCCCACGGCTGCCAGGGCCAGGAGCTGCGAGCGCGCCTTGTTGAGCGTCTCCTTGTACTCCTGGCGGGGCTGCGAGTCGTGGACGATGCCGCCTCCGACCTGTGCGTAGGCCCGGTGGTCCTTCACCACCAGCGTGCGGATGACGATGTTCAGGTCCAGGTCCCCCGTGAAGGACAGGTACCCGAGCGAGCCCGTGTAGAGCCCCCGGGCGTGCGGCTCCAGCTCGGTGATGAGCTGCATCGTCCGAATCTTCGGCACGCCCGTAATCGTCCCTCCGGGGAAGAGCGCGCCCACCACGTCCAGCGGCTCCACGCCCGGCGCGAGCTGGCCGACGACCTCTGATTCGATGTGGAGGACGTGGGCGTACTCGACGATGTCCATCAGCTTCGTCACTGCGACGGAGCCGTAGGCGCAGACCCGGCCCAGGTCGTTGCGCTCCAGGTCCACGAGCATGGCGTGCTCGGCGCGCTCCTTCTCGTTGGTGCGCAGCTCGTGGACGAAGCGCGCCTCCTCCTCGGGCGTCCCCCGCCGGCGCGTGCCCGCGATGGGACGGGTGGTGGCGCGGCCGTCCTCCACCCGGACGAGTCGCTCCGGTGAGGCGCTGACGACGTGGAAGCCATCGCCTTCGAGGTAGCTGGCGAAGTGGACCGGGTTGATGGCGGACAGCGTTTCGTAGAGCGCGAGCGGCTCGCCGGGGAAGTCCACCTCCAGCCGTTGAGAGAGATTGACCTGATAGGTGTCACCGGCGCGGATGTACTCGCGCACGCGCTCCACCGCGTCCAGGTAGGCCTCCTGGGTGAAGTTGGAGCGGTACCGCGCGGAGGGGCCCTCCATCGCGGGGGGCGTGGGCGGAGCCGTGGGCGTGGCCGAGCGGACGTGGGCTTCCAGGGTGTCCAGCCGGCGCTCGCAGTCCTCCCAGTCCGCGCCCGTGGCCACCGCGAGGAGGTGGCCCTCGTGGTGGTCCACGGCGAGGAAGGTGTCGACGAACGACAGGGCGATTTCGGGCAGGTGCAGGTCGTCCCGTGGGTGCCGTGGGAGGGGCTCGAAGCAGTGCGCGGCCTCGTAGCCGAAGAAGCCCACCGCGCCGCCACAGAAGAGCGGCATTCCGGGATGGCGCACGCCGCGCCACCGGCGCAGCAGCGTGCGGAGCACCTCCAGCGGTGAGCCCTGCTGGAGCGTGCCGTCAATGAAGCACTGTCCTCCTTGGGCGGTGAAGCGCAGGAAGGGCTGGGCGCCAAGGAAGGAGTAGCGCCCCTCGGCGCTGACCCGGGTGCTCTCCAGCAGGAACCGGCCTTCGGCGGGGAGGGTCCGCAGGAGGTCCACGGGACGCAGCGCACCCAGCGGGAGCCGCCGCACCACGGGCACCTGGTTGTAGCCCTGGGCCACGAATGCCTGGAAGGACGTCCGGTCCGGGAAGCGCGTGGGGGAGGGCGGGCGGCTCATGGCGAGGCGCTTGATACCAGGAACCGCGCCGGCCGCCGCCTGGAAGGAACGTTCCGTCCAGGCCGCTGAGGTTGAGCGCCCCGGGCCGGGTGGCTCGGGCGGAATGAACGTTCCGTCCAGGTTGCCACGTCTCGGGAGCGCTACCGGGCCGGAGGTTGGTGGAATGAACGTTCCATCCACGAAGTCACGCCTACGGAGGGCTCCGGCTCGCTTGCCAGGGTGGAATGGCCGTTCCTATTACGGCACTTCGCCGACGGAAGGGCCTCTCAGCCAGGGGGCGAGGATGGAATGAGCGTTCCGTCCAGCCCGCCACGTCCACGGACGGCCCGGGCTGGGCCGGTTCCGGTGGAATGAGCGTTCCTTCCACGCTGCCTCCTCAATGGAGGCCCCAGGCTGGGCATGCAGGATGGAATCAACGTTCGTCCTGTCCGCCGCGCCTCCATGACGGGCCCCCGGGGCAGGGCTCACTCTGAGCTGCGCTCCAGCGTGCGGCGGGCCTCCTTGAGGATGTCGTCCTCGGAGAGTTGATCGGTGCGAATCGCGGAGCGGTCCGCCCTCAGTTGTTGGACCTTCCCCTCGCGCAGGACATGGAACTGGCCCGGCTTCTGGCCGGGGAGTCGGGTCTCGGCGTCGATCCGGGCCTCGGTGAACATGGGCTTGAGCTTTTTCAGGGCGTTGTCTTCCTTCACCCCGCCGACGAACCAGGTGCGCACGTTCTCCCGGCACTTGTAATCCAGGTCACCCGGGCTCTGCGTGCCCAGCATGACGCCCAGCCCCGCCGAGCGCGCACGCTTGAGGAGGTTCTCCATCGGCTGCTTCGTCGCGGGCTTGCTCGTCGCGGGAAGGTAGATGTCGGCTTCGTCGAAGAGCACGACGGCCTGGAGCTTGGAAGCGGGGTGCTGGCTGGTCCAGCGGTTCGCTTCCAGCAGCAGTTGTGACACCCAGAAGCGGATGCGGTTGAGGTCCCCCAGGTACTTGGTGCTGATGATGCTCAAGCGCGTCTTGCCCGGCTTGCGCGCGGCGCCGAGCCCGAGCAGCTCATTCATGTCCAGCCGTTCACCGCCCGTGGCCATCAGAGGGCGAAGGTCGAGCCGAAGCACTTCAAGGTCCTGAGCGAGCTTGGCGAAGGTCTTGGGCGGCAGGCCCCCCGTCTCCTGCCTGAGCGACTCGTCCTGTTCCGCGACGAACTTCTGGACCATTTCCAGCGTCAACTCGCTTCCCGGTGGCCGCTGGACCAGCAGGCGCAAGGCCTGGGTGAGCAGTGCTCGGGCCGCCTTGTCGTTGGGACTGGTCTTGTATTCGAGCATGCCCGCGATGGCGTCCGCGGCTTGCTGCACTCCCTGTTCACGCTCTTCGGGTGACTGGCTTTCGAGGCCGCGGGGAATCACCGGGATGGCCAGCGGCCGTCCGTCGGAGCGGCCTGGCGTGTAGAGCGCGACCTCGACCCGCTCCCGCAGCAGGCGGCGTCGCTCGATGAGGGCGGGGTCGTCCAGGTGCTCCTCCCAGGACAGCTCCCGCGCGTAGGCGGCGAGGTCTCCCTTCCGGTCGACGAGGATGGCCGGAATGCCTCGGAGGAGCAGTTGCTCCAGGACGTTGAGCGCCAGTGTCGTCTTGCCGCTGCCGGTGGTGCCCAGGAAGGCGCTGTGGCGGGTCAGCTCGGAGGGCTCCACCGTCACGACCTGGCTGAACACACCTTCGGAGGTACCAATCCGCATGGGGCCCGTGAGTGTCTCCGTGGGGCGCGCGGAGGGGGGCGAGGCGGCTGTTGGCTCGTTGCCCTTGAAACCGATGGTGGCTTTCAGTCCCCGCGGCGGTGTCAGGGTGTGTCCCGTCAGCATCTGCGACTCGACGGTGATGCCCGTCAGCGGGTCCTCCGCCAGGAGCTCGGCGCTGCCGTGCTGGTGCCCTTGCGAGACGGCGGGCTCGCGGTGTTCGCGCAGGTCCCTCGCTTCCCGGGCACTCGTTTCGGCACGCGTCGAGGGTTTGGACTTCGCTCCGGAGAGGACGTCGGGCGCGAGGGGGGCCCCATCAGGCTGCGTTCGCGGGCTGGCGAACAGCTCCGACTGCGCCTTCGTGGCGGTGCTCCTGGCGCCGACATTGCCCATGGGCGACGCGCCACCGTTCTTGAGCGCGGGCTTGTTTGGAGCCTTCGTTCCAGGGGACGGAGGCGTGGTGTCCGGCT
Proteins encoded in this window:
- a CDS encoding anthranilate synthase component II, with protein sequence MILVIDNFDSFTFNLVQALGAQGAELKVVRNDAITVAQVEALRPDHILISPGPCTPHEAGVSMAVLRELGGRVPMLGVCLGHQCLGQVFGAKVIRAPVPVHGKTAAIEHSGQGVFRGLPVPFTAARYHSLVVDTDSLPACLEVTAWQDGLIMGLRHRELPRLEGVQFHPESFLTPQGPRLLANFLEPAR
- a CDS encoding anthranilate synthase component I family protein, producing MSRPPSPTRFPDRTSFQAFVAQGYNQVPVVRRLPLGALRPVDLLRTLPAEGRFLLESTRVSAEGRYSFLGAQPFLRFTAQGGQCFIDGTLQQGSPLEVLRTLLRRWRGVRHPGMPLFCGGAVGFFGYEAAHCFEPLPRHPRDDLHLPEIALSFVDTFLAVDHHEGHLLAVATGADWEDCERRLDTLEAHVRSATPTAPPTPPAMEGPSARYRSNFTQEAYLDAVERVREYIRAGDTYQVNLSQRLEVDFPGEPLALYETLSAINPVHFASYLEGDGFHVVSASPERLVRVEDGRATTRPIAGTRRRGTPEEEARFVHELRTNEKERAEHAMLVDLERNDLGRVCAYGSVAVTKLMDIVEYAHVLHIESEVVGQLAPGVEPLDVVGALFPGGTITGVPKIRTMQLITELEPHARGLYTGSLGYLSFTGDLDLNIVIRTLVVKDHRAYAQVGGGIVHDSQPRQEYKETLNKARSQLLALAAVGRTG